In Gemmatimonadaceae bacterium, the sequence CCGAATCGACCTCAACGATGATGAAATGGTAGGCCAAAGGGGACTCCGCGCTGGTGTGCCCAGGGGAATATACCCGCCCCGGCGCAGACCCAGAAAAGCCCGGTACCCGCTTTTCTGGGTCTGACCAGCCAGGTGCGCCTACATCTCAACCGATGCCAAATGCTTTCATCGTAGACGGAGTCCGCATTCCCATCGGCAGCTTCGCTGCTGGATCAGTGGATCTGAACCTGCTTCGCCTTCCGTTCCGGCTGTTTTGGCGCCGGAAGCGTCAACTCCAGCACGCCGTCCTTGAATGCCGCCTCGCACTTATCCGCATTGACGCCTTCCGGAAGCGGAAGTGTCCGATAGAACCGGCCGTAGCTCCGTTCAGTACGGTAGAAGTCGTCCCGCTCCTCCTGATGCTCCTCGGAGCGCTCGCCTGAGATCGTCAACATGCCGTCGTCGATCTCGACTTTCACGTCCTCCTTCCTGAGACCCGGAAGATCGGTGCGGACGACGAGATTGTCGCCGCGACGGAAAGTCTCCACTTGAGGCGTCCACGCGGCTTGCCCGAATGCGGATAAGTCGCGCCAGAAGTCGCGGTCCAGACCTGCGCCGAACGTCGGCGCCAGCGCCAGGCCGGTGCGGTCGAAGCCGAAGTTCTCGAAAAGCTGATCCATGTTCTCGGCCATGCGCCGCATCAGCGGGAACGCACCTGCGATGAATGGGCTCGCGCCCGGTCCGTAGGCCGGTGATGTTGCAGGCCGAGGCGTAACGCCCGTGGCCATGCCAACTTCGCGTCCCGTTTCGATCGCACGCTGACGATCGCCACGCTCGCCGCCAATCTCCGACTTGGCTGTGGTCTGGGACGGTTTGCCGGGTGTTGTGCCCGGACCTTTATTCAAGTTCTCCTGTCGCTGCTGGTTTCCTTTTTCGCGTGCCATTTGAATTCTCCTCTCAAAAAGAACGACGGTCACTCGACGAGAACCGGACGTCAGAGTGATGCTGCGATTGCCGTAGCCAAGAATGATTT encodes:
- a CDS encoding Hsp20 family protein, whose translation is MAREKGNQQRQENLNKGPGTTPGKPSQTTAKSEIGGERGDRQRAIETGREVGMATGVTPRPATSPAYGPGASPFIAGAFPLMRRMAENMDQLFENFGFDRTGLALAPTFGAGLDRDFWRDLSAFGQAAWTPQVETFRRGDNLVVRTDLPGLRKEDVKVEIDDGMLTISGERSEEHQEERDDFYRTERSYGRFYRTLPLPEGVNADKCEAAFKDGVLELTLPAPKQPERKAKQVQIH